One stretch of Columba livia isolate bColLiv1 breed racing homer chromosome 29, bColLiv1.pat.W.v2, whole genome shotgun sequence DNA includes these proteins:
- the LOC135576649 gene encoding olfactory receptor 14J1-like, protein LLPFTDTRELQLLHFWLFLGIYLAALLGNGLIITTIAWDQHLHTPMYFFLLNLALLDLGSISTILPKSMANSLWETWNISYAGCGAQLFFFFSLITAEYCLLTVMSYNRYVAICKPLHYGTLLGSRACVHMAAAAWATGFLNALLLTANTFSLPLCKGNALGQFFCEIPQILKLSCSHSYLREIGIMAVSASLAFICFVFIVVSYVQILRAVLRIPSEKGRHKAFSTCLPHLAVVSLFLSTVMFVYLKPPSISSPSMDLVLSVLYSVVPPAVNPLIYSMRNQELKDALRKLIS, encoded by the coding sequence ctcctgccgttcacagacacacgggagctgcagctcttgcacttctggctcttcctgggcatctacctggctgccctcctgggcaacggcctcatcatcaccaccatagcctgggaccagcacctccacacccccatgtacttcttcctgctcaacctcgccctcctcgacctgggctccatctctaCCAttctccccaagtccatggccaattccctctgggaaaCCTGGAACATCTCCTATGCAGGATGTGGTgcccagctctttttttttttctctttaatcacagcagagtattgtctcctcacagtcatgtcctacaaccgctacgttgccatctgcaaacccctgcactacgggaccctcctgggcagcagagcttgtgtccacatggcagcagctgcctgggccactgggtttctcaatgctctgctgctcacggccaatacattttcactgcccctgtgcaagggcaatgccctgggccagttcttctgtgaaatcccccagatcctcaagctctcctgctcacactcctacctcagggaaatTGGGATTATGGCGGTCAGTGCCTCtttagcttttatttgttttgtgttcatcgtggtgtcctatgtgcagatcttgagggccgtgctgaggatcccctctgagaagggacggcacaaagccttttccacctgcctccctcacctggccgtggtctccctgttcctcagcactgtcatgtttgtctacctgaagcccccctctaTCTCCTCTCCATCCATGGACCTGGTgctgtcagttctgtactcggtggtgcctccagcagtgaaccccctcatctacagcatgaggaaccaggagctcaaggatgccctgaggaaactcatatcttag